Within Carassius gibelio isolate Cgi1373 ecotype wild population from Czech Republic chromosome A21, carGib1.2-hapl.c, whole genome shotgun sequence, the genomic segment taaatatattcaaatagaaaaatgcaattttttaaattgttataatatttcacaatatttctctgtatttttgacgttgagcataagaaacttattttaaaaacactgaacatttttaccgaccccaaacttttaaacagcacAGATTTAGAAAACAAGTTCAAGATCTAAAAAGTTAGTACAGgtttacattaaaatacaatttctCCAAAGCCATTATTCCAACAACTTGGGAAACTACATCCATGTCGAGCAGCACATCTGAGCATGAAACCACAGGAGTTTTCAGCACTGCCTTGACAGAGGGTActtgtgtgtgtttctatgtgaatatatgtgaTTCTATACTGTCTTTGTGAATCTGTCATGGCTGAATGATGATGAAAGCAAATCTAACCAAGTCTAAAAAGAAGGTATTTTTGGTGATGATGACAGTGACTACATTAATAAAGACGTTATCTGCCATCATTCCGTCATCACAGATTAGATCAATGCTTTGTAAAGTCAGTCATCAGTTTTGTTGCTCATGTACGAGTGTGAACATTTAATCCTGTTTCAAAGCACCTGGTCCAACCACACCAGAGCCTTTGGTAACCACTAGTTCTGGGCTTATAACCTCTGAATCACAGACCACTGAAACCTCAGGAGGTATTATGATTTTAACCCTGGCAGTGAATCTTTAATGACTGAAGAAAAGGTTTCATTTCTGCATAACTGATTCAGTTCTCATTATATGGGttctataattattaataatgatttacTTTGGCAACTCATGAAGTTGCATGTTGTACAAATATAAGTCATTAAAGATCTCTGCtatcattaaaaagcatttaaatttgGTCGTTTAAAGAACATTATGTGACATGATCCTTTTTTGTAGTGGAAACGAGCACAACACAAGAGAGTTCTTCAGTGGTCAGTTCAACAAATGCTCCTGAGAGCAGCACTATTGGATTGTGGCTCTCTGACACAACAAACGGTATATTAAGGCGAATCATTCTATGCTATTGAGAATTGTGTGtaacatactgtatgtatttgcaaatatacaatattattctattttacagcatttttgacgttgagcataagaaacttattttaaaaacactgaaaatttttacagaccccaaacttttaaacagcacAGATTTAGAAAACAAGTTGAAGATCTAAAAAGTTAGCacagttttacattaaaaaacaatttcTCCAAAGCCATTATTCCAACAACTTGGGAAACTACATCCATGTCGAGCAGCACATCTGAGCATGAAACCACAGGAGTTTTCAGCACTGCCTTGACAGAGGGTActtgtgtgtgtttctatgtgaatatatgtgtTTCTATACTGTCTTTGTGAATCTGTCATGGCTGAATGATGATGAAAGCAAATCTAACCTAAAAATAAGGTATTTTTGGTGATGATGACAGTGACTACATTAATAAAGACGTTATCTGCCATCATTCCGTCATCACAGATTAGATCAATGCTTTGTAAAGTCAGTCATCAGTTTTGTTGCTCATGTACGAGTGTGAACATTTAACCCTGTTTCAAAGCACCTGGTCCAACCACACCTGTGCCCGGTTACATGAAACTCCTTAAGTGAGGGTTTCCCTGAGGGAGAAAACATCCCTGAGGTAAGGGATTTCATTAAGAGCGTTGCAagaaacctcttaactgtcaACCTTACCTAAGTGTTTATACTAAGTGTTTCACAGTAGTTTCTGACAACATACGGCAAAGATCGCCGCGGTTGCTATAGTTACTACCTCTAACAGTAAACAGAACATAACGAACCACAAAGCAAAACCCTTGCTAAAATCACACTTGTCTTAATATATTTTCGCTATGgagagtacaaacataacagaaaacaaaaaacataaaccaGACTTAACAGAGGACGAAAAGGCATTGTTTTCGTaagtggttataataataataataataatacttttcagcCTTTCATCAACCATTCATCGTCTCCAACGGATTATTACGATCATTAAAAACACGCCTTGGTATTTCCTTCTCTTCAATTAACACTAAATCAGCCATCGTGTTTTGAGATTAAGTTGACTTAAGGGCGTTGTTTTGGTCCCTTAAATTTATTAAGGTGAAATGGTCACTAAGGACTTTGTAGCAATGCTTAAGGGAACACTTAGATAATTAAGGGGAAAAACTTAGGGAAGATAACAGCCTTAAGTTCCTTAAGGAAACCCTTAgggttttttcttgcaacccaagtttcactaagggtattaaccttatatctaagggatttcttagcttagggagtttcatgcaaccgggcacagAGCCTTTGGTAACCACTAGTTCTGGGCTTATAACCTCTGAATCACAGACCACTGAAACCTCAGGACGTATTATGATTTTAACCCTGGCAGTGAATCTTTAATGACTGAAGAAAAGGTTTCATTTCTGAATAACTGATTCAGTTCTCATTATTTGGgatctataattattattaatgatactTTAATCTACTTTGTCAACTCATGGAGTTGCATGTTGTACAAATATTAGTCATTAAAGATCTCTGCtttcattaaaaagcatttaaatttgGTCGTTTAAAGAACATTATGTGACATGATCCTTTTTTGTAGTGGAAACGAGCACAACACAAGAGAGTTCTTCAGTGGTCAGTTCAACAAATGCTCCTGAGAGCAGCACTAATGGATTGTGGCTCTCTGACACAACAAACGGTATATTAAGGCGAATCATTCTATGCTATTGAGAATTGTGTGTAACATACTGCATGTATTTGCAATGCTGATTgaccattttgtttgtttttcattataaaaaaaagaaacatcataTGTTTATCGTGAATCGTCCTCTTTGGAAAACAAAGATAGTGTGAGTATTTCACCATAAATATAAAAGCTTCCATGTTTTCTAGAAATGTTTGAATCAATGATCATTTAATATCTTTGTACTGATTTGTGTTTTAAGGTAAATGCGTCAGCAGTGATTGTGCCTGTCCTCGTGTTACTGTTGGCTTTGATTGTCATCGC encodes:
- the LOC127941313 gene encoding T-cell immunoglobulin and mucin domain-containing protein 4 isoform X1; this translates as MTDFKSWFFASWILCYLTISKSSDVIVQSFEGERVILPCRYDSKYHGKCAICWMIGDIPTMGCGNEVIGSDGDKVVRTKASRYQLEGRIKHGDVSLTILNVKKTDSGKYGCRIHVPGLFNDEKYYVHLIVKDAIIPTTWETTSMSSSTSEHETTGVFSTALTEAPGPTTPEPLVTTSSGLITSESQTTETSGVETSTTQESSSVVSSTNAPESSTIGLWLSDTTNAIIPTTWETTSMSSSTSEHETTGVFSTALTEVETSTTQESSSVVSSTNAPESSTNGLWLSDTTNETSYVYRESSSLENKDSVNASAVIVPVLVLLLALIVIAVILILKRRKKTRVSVDITQNSETSVIYSNSGSSFGLYNRDMALENIFQIQPENEYEEWH